The DNA window CCCACCTTCAGTCCTGAAGCAAAACAGAGGCCTGTAAACCAACTTCCCTTATTTTGAGGTTACTTAATTGCAGAAGAATTGATAAATGGCAACGATTGTAACCAAACTTTAAAAATGCCAACTTCCCCACCTTGCCCCAGCAGCGCGAACCGGTTGAGCACTGTTCCTCTGGAAGGACCGAAGAGCAACCAGAGCGTGTCTTCAGAGGCTTCCCCAGGCCGTACACAGAATACAAGAGAGCATGCAGCATGTTTACATAGACTcagcttccttccctcccccccaccctccccactttaacacacacaaaacccctcCACCAAGGAGAATATTGTTGTGACGAGGCACTTAGACGATAATCGGAGAGTCCCTAGGAAAAGGCCTTCCCCTCACAGTGACGTGGGACAAACAGAAGAGAGCCGTTGCTCAGGACTCCATCTCCTCTTGGTCGAGCGGTGGCGGCACAAAGCTGATCACTTCGTCGTAAGTCAGGCCTGGGgggaaaagcaggacagaaacTTAATAGGCAGAACTAGAGACATCCCCCACGcaagaaaacaatattaaaaacaatattaaaagtTTCTAAcactattttaaatgaaaagcgtggtttaattaagaagaaaagaatggtTATATCATTCTTAGAGACTAACATACACAATGAAAGACACTTCCAGAGCGTTGAGGAGATATGAGTAAGTTTGAAAACATAGAAGACATGAGCAACTATGTCGCCTACATGTTTGTATGCTCATAGGAATAATTAGTTACCAGGAATTATGCTAATTATGTGCACAGCATGCGATAGATTCACTCAGTATAAGGACCTCAGAACGAACAGGATGCCCACATTTTTAACAGTTTCTTTTGTGGCTCTAACTACCGCAGCGTATTGAACCGCAGCTTACGGAATGGACCACAGGGGAAGCAGGTTGGCAccccccctcctgtccccccaaACTCACTTTTCCATTCTTCAATCTCAAGTTCTCTGCTTTCAAAAGACTGGTCATAGGGGTCTGCCACTGGTTCATCGTCTGGGTCGTGGTACTGAGCAAAGTAGGCATGAGCCAAGGCTTCTGCTGCAGTAATTCTCTTGTCTGTATCCAGTACCAACATCTTCTCTAGCAAGTCCACAGCTGCAAAAGCaccagaacagaaaataaaggattttaCATAGCGATCTGCGTGAAATCGTACTCTGAAATGTAAGCTTGTAAAAGCCCAACGTATATGAGGAACCCGTAGCTTCTCAGGACCCACCCCACCATCCATAATTTCTTCCTCTTACACCCTCAGCCCACACATAGTTCGTGAACTTTGAAAGTGGTACTAGCTCTGTCCTGAACTACTTCTGCAGTCAAAACAGAACTTTGGGAGAGTCTCGGTGCCCCCGGGCATGCGACCTTCAGCTTCAGGAAGAGCACAAGACTTCAGAAGCAAGCCTTACCTAGTGGATTGGCACcaataaacacattttcaaagttcattttcGGCATGTAAGACAAAGACTGAATGTAGTTTCTTGCCTGTGGAAATAAATGCTCTGTTGAAATATAACACAATCCAGCCACCAAGACAGAGTACATTTTAATCGTCCTGAAGCACCGGTTATTACGGTCTGTCTCCTCGCTTTGCTTTCTCTTTACTTATTCTGATACTTCCTAAGCCCATCAGCATTATCCCTTCCCAACTAAAGACCACTCAAGACAGCAGAGGAAGAGCTGACGTTCCTTGGGGTTCATGCAAGACTGAAAAGCAGAGAGGTGCTGCAAGAGCTGACGGCCCTGGAGTGCCGGGAAGGCTGCGTGCAGTGTGGTGGCTGTCGGTCAGCCGCACACCGGGGCGCACAATGCAAAACCGACTCACAGCCAGGCTCTCCTGGAGTCTCAGAAGTCTCCAAATCTCAAGTCTTCAtttagtaccaaaaaaaaaaaaaaaaaaaaaaaaaaaaaatcttgctgaagAGCAGGTCGTTAATTGCCCACCCCATGCCACATGCGAGCGTATCGTTTATAGAAGCAGCCAACACGGCAAGTGAAGACCTGCCCTGGAAACCCCCCTCATGTGCTCAGGTCTCACCTCGTGGCTGGGCATCCTGTTAATGAGATATGCAGGGGGTGTTCCCGTCAGACGCATGATCTGCTGAAGCTGGTTAATATCTTAAGTGCCTAGTCAAGGGCTTTGTTAAAAACAGTGCAAAAaccattttaaacagaaaacagctgcatACAAAGCATCTCTTCTGCAAACCACAAGGCAAAAGCCATACAGGCAGGGTCcactatttttttcaaatatttgtgcaAAGTTTAGCAACTGCACTAGTGAACACTTAAACCAATGGGGAATTACTGATCAGTGGGTCACAGGGTCAGCACAGAAAGTATTTCTGTCCTCCGTAAGTAGCGTTACACTAAAACACGGTTGCATCCACCATTTCCCAACAGTTTTATGCCACCAGAGTAGATGGTTCCTTTGGCTGAAGCTACTCCTCAAAAATTTTCCTACATACAGCCTCAGGAAAacgaacaaaaattaaaacagaaaacaaaaattgtatCCTCTGCACTGGTTACCAGCCTTTTTTCTTGCTGCATAGAAAGTACTTGAGTTCCTTGTGGTGCAAAGTGAAATCGGCTCACAACTGACACCTCCTTCCAAACAGCTTTGAATGCACTTGCATATGTGGGCGAGGTGACAGAAGGCAATAAATGCAAAATTAGCAAAACATTAGCATTGCATAAGAGAGTTAGCTCATGTCAGCGAACAGAGAGAAAGTAAGAGCAAGTAAAATAATGCAGCAGAAACCCAGAATTCATTACAGTGACACACTAAAGGCCCTCAAACACTGAATAGCTTTGCTATCTCCATACAACAGAAAAAATTAGTAGAAGCAGtactttaatgcatttttattttttttaaacagactctTGATTTGCACCTGGCAAAGAGCAATTATTCTTGTTATtgtgcaatgttaaaaaaaaaaaaaaaagagacccacTTCAATCTTACGTATGCAAACTAATCTTTCACTTAACCTAGACAACCTCTAAGCTTCTCTCTCGCGCTAATCCCCTGTGCTTCAAATACCAGACTACCCTTTAAGGGCAGTTCACAGGGCCCCCAAAGCAACCTGCATTATTCAGTTCTAACGTCCCAAGGGTAGAACATCCCAGGGCTTTTTAAAAATCGGTGTGACATTCAGCAAGGTGCCCAACTGATTCCAGTTGCACCCTACGTCTACCTTCGTCAAATGTAATTCAAGGCTAAGCTCACTTTTCGTGTTTACCGTCACTGTTACGAGAAATAGAACATAAGCTGCAGTACAAAATAATCTTATCGCTCTCCGCCGCGCTGATCCTCTACTACACCTCAGGAACAGCAGAGGGACTTGCTCGAGTGTGCCAAGTCACCTCTGTGCAGCTCATTGCTCACTTTGCATCAACTTGCTAATCCGCAATGTTACAGCATCTCTTGCTCTAACTTTTATGCACTTCACCTTCCAAAACAGGTAAAATTAAATGCCACTTAATGTTGTCTTTGCAGAAGTTCACAATTCAAGATTAGAGCAATATAGAAACAGCAGTATGGCTGAAAACAGAGGCCACCCTTTAAAAAGGAGGCTGCAGAAAGCTTTCTGCTGTTACTTTGATAAAAGGGCCCCATACAGCAATACCCGTTAAATACACAGCACAATTAATTGTATTCTCAGCAGACTATATACTGTGTGCCCTGGAAACAGCTGCCACATAAAAGCACCTAAAAGGCATTTTGGATTTGATGCTACAAAACCAAAGATGGTGGCAGTAGGTTTCAGAAATTAATCCTGCTACAGAAGGGACTGAGCGTGTTTAGAGGATAACACACCCGCTCCTGCTAAGAAAGATCCCTGGCTAGGCAATCTGGAGAAATAATAATTGAGATGAGCCTCAAGCTCTCAGCTGTGAAAAATACTTCCCCAGCAGCATCTGATCATACAATACATCACGAAGTATAAACccacaaactgaaagaaaagtcaCGAAGCAGTAAAATGCGAATATGGCAGGAGGAAATCATACCACAGGCAGAGGTAAGAGGAATAAAGATCAGATACACACAGCGTAAGAACACAAAGCCATCCAAGAGCGAAGaatgacaaaggaagaaaaataatagaaaataaatccCAAGACATACTACAGATAGACTACAGGAGGGCAATACACAAACTCGGGACTTCCGAAAGGGCAGATATTACAATCAAAGTGTAAACTCACAGACTCTGAGGAGATTTTCTTCAAAAGCTCAGGCCCTGGGGTTCCAACGAGTCTCAAAATGAGCTTCAACTGATCAATATCTAATGATGGACCATAAAGGAAAATGCTGGgacaaatcaaaatgaaaagcGCAACATATCAGCCTGTTAATGTTGAAAGTTAACACCTGCCAAGGCCTTgactgaaaagctattttaagcaAACCGTATTCATTCCTCTCGTTTACAACGGAACATAACACAGGTCTGTATCAGATTGGAGAACTTGTCCACAGCACACCCCATGCATTGAATCGGTCGCTGCATCCTTAATCATCGAGGAGCAGAAGTCAAAGCTTTCGCCCCCCTGGCAAAGGGTCAGTTCACGTGCTCCCTTCACCCTTTCCGGCCCCACACCGCAGTCGATGCAATTAGCAGGATTAGGTTAGTGACAGATGAAGCAAAGCAGAAGGCTGAAAAGTGCAGGCGCTAATATTTATAAAAGTCAAGGCCTTTTGTGAACACCTTCCAAGGTATTTCAGCCACTTAGAAATACTTAGGAAGTCAGGAAATGAGTGGACCCTGCTCGTGACCTGCAGCGTCCCTCCACCTGGAGGCGGGGGTCACCTTTCCCAGGCCCAGAGCAGGGGGTGCTCAGGGtgctcgtccccccccccagctccctggaccagccgggcgggcggcacGAGCGCCTcagctcccccctgcccagcGGCAGAGAAAACAGACCACGGGCTCAGATTTGAAAACTCTACGTAAAAAACTCTCGGGACATAACGTTGGTAGATGGAAAGAGTGTTTTAGCCAGAACAGAGCTCCCCCACCAGGCCACCTTCTAATCTGAGCTCTCCCCTTTAACAGGGCAGAAAAATTTAATATTTGGTGTAAGTGACAAAACATAcaaattgagggaaaaaaaatccactaaagGCACAGTTTTATGTCTAAAACTCAAGATAGTAAGGAGACATAAAGTattgttttaaaaccatttaaagacTAATCTCCCTTCTTCTCTGAGATATCCTCCATGCTGCCCTTCAAACCTACTGGCAATTTCAGAATGTCTCTGTAATGTTTCTATTTGCCCTTAAAATTATATCAAACTACTTacacattttcctttcagtaagAGCAGTCTCCTTACTAGACAATGCTTTTTCTAGGATCTATGCCTTCCTCATGTTTTAAGATCCAGTTACAATTCCTTGTTAGAACGTTTTGTAATTCAAATACTATAAGCACTTCAaatattgtctcttttttttaagaaaaaaaaaagcctcagagtTCCTATGATACTGGCAAGCCATATATGAAGGAAATCactaaaacctttattttttgaTGTAAACTTTGGCCTAAAGCTTTACATATGAAATGAATTACAAGCGCTGGAAATAGTGCTTTGTCAGAACAGCTGAACTAATTTCTCACTTCTCAAGGCGCTGGGCCAAATCCCACCTACTTAAACACTGGAAACCAAACAGTAAATCCAATGTACCTAGTTGGATTTAGCTGCTGAATTGCCAACTCTTAATTGTCAATGCCTGAAATGAAATCAGTGTATCTCCTGGTGTAAGGGAATTAGCAGAGGCTGCTATTCTAACCACAATTAGCTCGTTTCAATTGGCTTTTCTTCAGTGCCATTTAAAACAGCCCTTACACCTTTCATTCATTCTTGTGCAAGAAACAGTTGTGCAAATTTCGGACTCCCCACGTGCCTCAGAAGTCACGTGCCATACctcagttttaatatttaaattattttagaggCGTTTAAAATCACGTGCACCAGGTGCGCCAACAATATTGCTGCCCAGTTTGCCGTCAGTTCTTTTCCCAGGGAAAATTTGCTGTTGGAAGTCACTGGTGTAATACACTTCAGTGACTTCTCAAATAAACAAGAGCAAACGCAGACTGCGTAGCTCCCACTGCCACGGGCACGCCAACACCCAGCCCCTGCTTCTGGTTTTACGCTGCCATCTCTAACTTGCTGAACTGCAGCATTCGTTTAACTACGGGGCCTACCACGTCCCAGAGAAATCAGCCATAAGCaattaaagacaggaaaaacacTTAGTAAATacgaagcaaaaagaaaaataaaaccacatgtGGATGGAAAAGGGAAGCGCAGCATGCAAAGCCCAAGGGCCAGCACCAAGGTACCCCCAATGTGTCTCAGGGACCCTAAAATTCATAAAAAACAACCTGCCACCACCGCCAGCAGCAACAGGCATTGCAAGATTGCAAGAGCTCATCCAGGCAAAGCAAAGTTCCGAAGTTGTTTTAGCTGCCACCACAAGCAAGAGTAAGATCTATCAGAAGAATATGCAATTTCAGACTGGTTAGTTATCATGGAAGTCTCACAccactgaataaaaataataataaaaatactcttCAGAGTTTAAAGGTAATACAGTCAActtaaaacatacagaaaaagaaaattggctAAACTAGTACAAAACATTAAAGATATTCTCATTTGTACTTTATATCATTTTATGCAAGTCAAATTGGCAAACTAAAATCAACTTTTCTACTTATTTGTATGAATCGTTCACATTACAagagctataaaaaaaattatgaatacaCATGTTTAACAGAAACTGATCTTGGCATAAGACAGATATGACAATAACAAAAAGAACGCCTCTAGCTGTGCCTCACATTAAAAGCCCAAAGGACTCTGATTTTCATTACCTCAATTGTTTTTGTCTCCGACTAGTCTTTCCCACAATCTTCCTCCCCTTCTCCACCTCCTGGCAGAGGTTTTGCCAATATTAGAAACCCATCTTTCACCCAAATATTTGTACCCATagatcagagaatcacagaatggtttgggttggaagcgacctttaaagGCcaacctagtccaacccctgccatgggcagggacatcttcaactagagcaggttgctcagagcttcagcTATTACAATAGGAACAATTCAATTTGCTTATATTCAGTTTTAAGTTAGGAATATTGCAACAATCCTGCAGAGCTAAGCCCGTATTAATCATATTTTTTAAGCCAATGACAGCCATCTTCAGAATCTCCACAGATTAGGCCCTTCAGAACTTAAAACTAAATTCATCATTAGTTTATCAGTGACATAATTAGATAGCATTGAAGATCATCGTCTCAGAACACAACTTTATTACTTACCAGATTAAATTAACTGTACGGTTTGCCTATACTGAAGCCCCTTACAAGTAACATATGCATCTCCAGGCTGGATAAAGAAATCTCTGATGGGCAGTAAATAACATCACACCATTTCTGCTAAAGCCGTGGTGAAAGGGACCAATATTTTGAACTCGAGAAGGAGGATGATGATCCTGAGAAGGCATTACCTATTCTGTCACTATCTATTTATCTCATTTTGGAAAAGTGAAACCAGAAATGCGAAGCCATATAGTTGAGAAAATTAATGTCTTCAGACCAAAAAGCGAGAATGTCACATTTTCAGTCGACAAATGGAAGCAGTTTCCAGCTTCCCCAAACACACAGAATACATAGTCACATTGCCTCCAGTTGTAAAGTGAATTCCCTAGAACTGCAATGGATTTGGATAACACTTTATCCTTGGCTACTAGAAGCGTGGTAAATACACCTTGAATTAAGCATGGTAATACTAATTGCAAAGTCAGTAAGTCAGCAATTGCGTAGTGACGCTGCAGGAGGAACACAGGCCTCAGCAAATCTGTGGGTACAAAGAAATCAAGAGCCCAGAAGTACACAATGGGATCTACACCTGGCAAATTCCTAAAACTTTCTCCCAAAAATCATGCATAAACAGAGATTTCAAAGGGCATTCCAAGAGAGGAAGAAGCTAGAACCCATTGTTACCTTCTGCTTGCTGCCTTTAGGTGTCAGCAAACCTGGGGGAAAGCTGACAGCTTGGTGCCTTTCTAGATCTAAGCGTGACACGCACAAACGAGATTCATAACCACAAACCCTGCTCCCCTTAGAGTTCTAACCTCAGGATCGAACAGCATACACGGTATTCAAAGTGGGGaaccacacacacaaactgtAACTATAGTACTACAAAGTTTTACCTACAACAGAAAAAGATTGGGCCTTATTTTTCTTAACACCTAACCaattcagaacagaaaaagcatttaattcaAAAGCCTTACTaccatttgcaaaagaaaatgagcatTTAAGGTAAAAAATCCTACATGTTAGGAGATATAAATTAGTAAAGTATCTTAATAGGACAAAGCAAACAATTTAGATCCTAAAAGTAAACATTATTTTGCATTGCAGATATTATTGGCTGTGATTCACAGGTAAGAATGCAGTTGGAGAAAAAAGTTCACAGGTTTGGAAGATAACTTCAGTTCTTGAAGAACACATTGTGAAGCATTTCTTACATATTGCAAATCCTATTAGCAAATATTTTAGGTGCAAGAatcaagatttttaaaatcttaagtgTTATTAGGGTTAAACAGTGGCAACAGCTTGAAgacttttgctttgtttgaatCAATAATTTTTcgtttcccatttttttttttcttcatggaagCAAACAAAATCTACCCAAGCCAAATTATAGGTGCTAAATCAGCCAACAGAAATATGTTAACTTTTCTTCTAGCTTCTAAGTCACCTCCATGTTAGTTCTGCTTCTGGCCCTTACAACAGAATAATACAGCAGAGATGACTAAACAGTAAAGTATAGCAAGTTCAACAAATTCGGAGAGAGATTATGAGAtggaaacaggcagaaaaagagaaaaaaaggtaaagttaAAGCACGTTGAAAAGGGAGATGAAACAGTGTCAAAACTGGAATCAAAGCCTTGCCCCCCGCCAACGAGTTTTAGAATCTTGACGCTTCCCAGAATAATGTAGTACACAGAAGGCCAGCACTTCCAACACTAGTTTTCTCTTAATCAAATGCTAACATATTTGAATTAACAGATATAAATACTAGTATACTAAACATAAACAAACTGTGGTTGAAAGAATAAACTTTGGTAAGAGGGGGGCAATGTAATTTTCTCTGGCAAATAAAGTCCAGTTTCCAGGCAATGAAAAATCTTGCCAGTAGTAGGTTACCCCTGTATGTTGTGTGGCTGAACAAAGTCTCAGTTCTAATTTCCTGGGGAAAACCATGACCAACTCTCACAAAGCGCTCTCATAAATTTGCCCAAGTGTCCTATCCAGGCTACTTCGGTGCAGCAAAAAGCTAATTTTGAAAAGGTGTTATTCAAGCTTGATTTTTCACATCAATACAAGCTTACAGTAAAAGAAGTCTCACAATCTGTTTACGTTCAAGCGTGGAAGCGGAACCTAAACACTTCAGAGCAATTTGGAATGAGATCCTCAGCACTAACGACTCTGTAAACCCCCTGCTTTGCCAGCGTACCACCGGATGCAGAAGAGAGGCCAGAAGGGATGCTTCGCATTCGCTAGAAACCTGAAGCGCAAGAGAAGTCGTAGCAGACAGCCTACTCCATGCGGTTATTTTCTACAAAGAGCAATGAATTTTGATAAACTTAAAGGAAAGTAACTCCCAGAAACAAACAACATCAGAGTAATTCTAGTGATGCTAACAGACAATAAAAAGGAATAGATTTGCCTTCTTGCACATTGTGATTGTTTCATGTGCAGCAAAATCAAGAACTCACCTCATCATACTGTGAGTAAAAGAAaccattaatttaaaaacaaacaaacaaacaaaaaaaccccacaaccaaacgAACCCAGAACTTCTTTTCTTGTGAAGATCTCTaacttccatttcagaaaaaaaaattatattacttTTAAAGGATACGGTCTGTACCAGGGAACAACGTTCTTCCAGTCAACAGTTCAGCCATAATGCATCCCACTGACCAAATATcaactgaacaaaataaaataaaaaaacaaaacagcgtAATGCAGAAAAATAAGGTCTCAATGTAATCACTCTATCCAACGAGTACAAACAACTTTATCCTTAAACAGTCCTATGGCATTGAAAGAATCTGAGGCGTGCTGCAAGCTAACTGGTACTCTTCAGTAACTACATCATCTAAGACTTGTCCAAATAACAGAACACTAGATCAGGCAAATTTTCCTTCCAGAGCATAATGTGCATTGAACAGCAAAGAGCTGGGGAGGAACCTACACTATCAAAGAGGGAGAAACCTGTTCAAGACAGCTCTGAGGAATGAATTTGCACATGGCCTTACATAAATTCTACCCAAACAACCACCAACTATTCCACTACAGATAGAAGACAAGTCCATATACatgcaagaggaaaagagaaagaagaaacagtagTGAGGTATGAAATCAGAGTAgtacattattttctttgatcCACATGCTCTCCCGTACAAGAACTATTCTcagaatttgcttttcttctctgtgcctCATCTGGAAGTATTGTAGGGAAGCACAGTGTGCTGCTGAGAAGATACTGGAAACTGTGAGGAAGATTTAACTGTGAAGAAGTGgctaagaagaaaggaaaggatatATACTTTTTAGCATTTCTTCACACCATAACTTGACATTCTTCAGCATATTCCCAGTAACTTCCTAGAAACACACCTTCTCCTCATCCAGGCACATTCCATTCACTTACTTTAAAAACCACTGCGCTACGAAAAATAAGGGGTAAGTGCTGACAATATTTTGCTGATTCCAATTTCAAATGTTCAAGTTTAAAGAAGTCTTGTGAATGCTATCACAATGATTCTTAATTTACACCTGGTTCAAATAATAATCTatgctttccttcttttaatcACCCTTACTGAAGTCTAATTACCACGACTACTAACTTATGTGATCAAATGGAAAGGAGCACATACAAAGGACAACCTCTTTTGTCCACAATTCAGGGAGTGAAAAGCCTGGTGTTGGATAAATACACTACCTGTCTGGTTGTAATGCATCCAGTTCAGCATGATCTCAGGAGCCCTGTACCACCGGGTAGCCACGTACCCGGTCATCTCATCGTCTGTGTGTCGGGCCAGGCCAAAATCCAGGATCTACAGAACAGACAAGACATCCACCAACTACTGCAGCGGAACAAAGCAAACGAGTTAAAGCAAATAACTAGGCAGTTCTCGGATTGGGTGGAGGAGAGGTGGTGCAACCGCAAAAGCAGATTATGAAACTAAATTTCACAACCTGTTAAAAGACACTAGCCTAGAACAGCATAGGACTCAACAATCAGAATTACGTCTGGATATCTTCCCTCCAAAACAACTAAACCCAAACTAAAGCCGTTAATTCTTCACTTACAAGATGattcattaaaaacacaagagCAGATACAGAAAAATCATTCTTGCAGCCTTTTACAGCCGGGAAGGACACTATTACTTTGGAACACAAAGTATTTCCATAAGGAATTATTTTGTCCCTTTAATTTCAAGGGACACCCAACAAGGCATTCACTCAAATCGCGGTCAAACCAATCAGACCTTGTGATGACATTACCTTTAGCTCACAGTCTTCATTTACAGCTAGGTTACTAGGCTTTAAa is part of the Larus michahellis chromosome 21, bLarMic1.1, whole genome shotgun sequence genome and encodes:
- the MAPK14 gene encoding mitogen-activated protein kinase 14 isoform X1; protein product: MSQERPKFYRQELNKTVWEVPERYQNLSPVGSGAYGSVCSAFDTKTGLRVAVKKLSRPFQSIIHAKRTYRELRLLKHMKHENVIGLLDVFTPAKSLEEFNDVYLVTHLMGADLNNIVKCQKLTDDHVQFLIYQILRGLKYIHSADIIHRDLKPSNLAVNEDCELKILDFGLARHTDDEMTGYVATRWYRAPEIMLNWMHYNQTVDIWSVGCIMAELLTGRTLFPGTDHINQLQQIMRLTGTPPAYLINRMPSHEARNYIQSLSYMPKMNFENVFIGANPLAVDLLEKMLVLDTDKRITAAEALAHAYFAQYHDPDDEPVADPYDQSFESRELEIEEWKSLTYDEVISFVPPPLDQEEMES
- the MAPK14 gene encoding mitogen-activated protein kinase 14 isoform X2, with amino-acid sequence MSQERPKFYRQELNKTVWEVPERYQNLSPVGSGAYGSVCSAFDTKTGLRVAVKKLSRPFQSIIHAKRTYRELRLLKHMKHENVIGLLDVFTPAKSLEEFNDVYLVTHLMGADLNNIVKCQKLTDDHVQFLIYQILRGLKYIHSADIIHRDLKPSNLAVNEDCELKILDFGLARHTDDEMTGYVATRWYRAPEIMLNWMHYNQTVDIWSVGCIMAELLTGRTLFPGTDHIDQLKLILRLVGTPGPELLKKISSESARNYIQSLSYMPKMNFENVFIGANPLAVDLLEKMLVLDTDKRITAAEALAHAYFAQYHDPDDEPVADPYDQSFESRELEIEEWKSLTYDEVISFVPPPLDQEEMES